The DNA window GAATAACATCAGAAGGTTTGAATACATTAATTTGTAATTATCTAACTCTTGTTTATGGTAGCGTGGAAAATTATCAAAAGAAAAAAGAAGAATTTAGAGAATTGTATGAGGAAAAAATTAGGGAAGAGAGTGAAGAGTAATCTCCATTTCTTTTACTATAGCCTAGGGATACTAGAAAAATATATTTCATTCGATATCCTCAACATAATATAAATTATGCTGCCGAAGGATGCTTTCTACTGTAATACATTATATATATACTGAAAATTCTTCATAGTTTACAGGTTGTATAAGGTTTAAAGTGCAACATAACTTATAGGGTTTACTTTTGAATAAATTTTTTCCCTCGTAAAATTGCATATTAGAAATTATTGTGAGTTGATTTGAATAAAAAGTTGCTAAAATAGAAATAATAGAATATACTATTATTGAGGAGTGATGATTATGAAGACTATTGGTGAAAAAATTAAAGAGTTAAGAGAGTCTAAAGATTTAAGCGCGAAAGACCTCTGTGCTTTTATTGATATTAATACTTCAACTTACAGTAAATTAGAAAACGATAAAAAATCAATCGATGTTGAGGAACTTAAAAAACTTACAAATTTTTATGATGTGTCTGCAGATTATATATTAGGCACTAATGATATCCAAGAAGATATTGTTATGTATATGAAAAGAGATAAGAATTTAAATAATAGTGATATTGAAGAAGTTCAAATGATATTATCAATGATGGATGAAGCAATAACACTTCAAAATA is part of the Proteiniborus sp. MB09-C3 genome and encodes:
- a CDS encoding helix-turn-helix transcriptional regulator, producing the protein MKTIGEKIKELRESKDLSAKDLCAFIDINTSTYSKLENDKKSIDVEELKKLTNFYDVSADYILGTNDIQEDIVMYMKRDKNLNNSDIEEVQMILSMMDEAITLQNMRERI